A genomic stretch from Flavobacterium humidisoli includes:
- a CDS encoding TIM barrel protein — MLISSNHIESHNEDLLKKHQNKLVFTASEINDTEAIIQKLIDFQIAIPSWALGTGGTRFGRFAGGGEPRSIEEKIEDVGLLHKLNNASGAISLHIPWDIPTDYKAIRTLANQHGLKFDAMNSNTFQDQASSEHTYKYGSLQNVNKAVRKQAIAHNIEVVKHGIELGSESLTIWLADGSNFPGQLNFRKAYQNTLESLEEIYDALPSNWKLFLEYKCAEPNFYSTTVADWGQSYSYVKKLGDKAQTLVDLGHHLPNANIEQIVSLLLMENKLGGFHFNDSKYGDDDLTAGALKPYQLFLIFNELVEGMDARGMNHAKDLGWMIDASHNIKDPLEDLLQSVEAIMIAYAQALSVDRKALEQAQEENDVVKAQEILQNAFRTDVRALVAEARLRSGAALNPVALYRSIQVRQNLIEERGLKTMATGL, encoded by the coding sequence ATGTTAATCTCATCAAACCACATCGAATCTCATAACGAAGATTTGTTAAAAAAACATCAGAATAAATTAGTTTTTACAGCGTCAGAAATAAATGATACAGAAGCGATTATACAGAAATTAATCGACTTTCAAATTGCAATTCCATCTTGGGCTTTAGGAACAGGAGGAACAAGATTCGGGCGTTTCGCTGGAGGAGGAGAGCCTCGTTCTATAGAAGAAAAAATTGAAGATGTTGGTTTGCTTCACAAGTTAAACAATGCTTCGGGAGCCATTTCACTTCATATTCCTTGGGATATCCCGACTGATTATAAAGCAATCAGAACACTTGCAAATCAGCACGGATTAAAATTCGATGCTATGAACTCGAATACTTTTCAAGATCAAGCAAGCTCTGAGCACACTTACAAATATGGTTCTTTACAAAATGTAAACAAAGCGGTTCGTAAACAAGCTATCGCTCATAATATTGAAGTTGTTAAACACGGAATCGAATTAGGTTCTGAGTCTTTAACCATTTGGCTAGCTGACGGTTCTAACTTCCCAGGACAGTTAAACTTCAGAAAAGCGTATCAAAATACTTTAGAAAGTTTAGAGGAAATCTACGATGCATTGCCTTCAAACTGGAAATTGTTTTTAGAATATAAATGCGCGGAGCCTAACTTTTATTCTACGACTGTAGCAGATTGGGGGCAGTCTTATTCGTATGTTAAAAAGTTAGGCGACAAAGCGCAGACTTTAGTCGATTTAGGTCATCATCTTCCAAACGCTAATATCGAGCAAATCGTTTCTTTATTATTGATGGAAAACAAATTAGGCGGATTCCACTTTAATGATTCAAAATATGGCGATGACGATTTAACTGCTGGAGCTTTAAAACCGTATCAATTATTTTTGATTTTCAATGAATTGGTAGAAGGAATGGATGCAAGAGGAATGAATCACGCCAAAGATTTAGGTTGGATGATCGACGCTTCTCATAACATCAAAGATCCATTAGAAGATTTATTGCAATCTGTAGAAGCTATTATGATTGCTTACGCTCAGGCACTTTCTGTAGATAGAAAAGCATTAGAGCAGGCACAAGAAGAAAATGACGTCGTAAAAGCACAAGAAATTCTTCAAAATGCATTCCGTACAGATGTTCGCGCATTAGTTGCCGAAGCTCGTCTTCGTTCTGGAGCGGCTTTAAACCCTGTAGCATTATACCGTTCGATTCAAGTAAGACAAAATCTTATTGAAGAAAGAGGTTTAAAAACAATGGCAACGGGATTATAA